Proteins encoded in a region of the Bacillus sp. T3 genome:
- the dcuS gene encoding DcuS/MalK family sensor histidine kinase, with protein sequence MKKRKKLRLQTTITLLVTAVICTCFLVAYISSIQYVKSTTLSKIEEKARDISRTVAMSQVVINGLSHKEDEDKIQPYAEKIRKATDVRFVVVLDMNGVRKSHPLTNKIGKKFVGGDDKPVYKGKENFSIAKGTLGMSLRFFTPVYDEKGNQIGAVAVGIAIDEVQEQMDKTSKNIYISALIGLLVGIIGAVFLAKKVKRIMFGMEPDEIANLLEQRSAMLKNVREGVLAVEQTGTITLLNQEAERLLKNISSNDQFDGKKVDDILPNSHISTVLETGLKLLDQEYSYKGLVIVMNIVPITVDDQIVGAVATFRDKSEMKLMAEQLTSVRLYAEALRAQTHEFMNKLHVIVGLVQLELYDQILGYVRDLKEQSISAADFFTKNIKDPVLSGFLLGKVSYAREKGSELKFTDETFLPTPKNKDIVKDLVTILGNLIDNALDALAYCENNEVIVEIIPISDGELSITVMDNGIGMSPEVQKSIFEKGFSTKGANRGFGLYLVFQSIKELNGRISISSEEGTGTKINVIIPFEKQE encoded by the coding sequence ATGAAAAAACGAAAGAAGCTTCGTTTGCAAACGACGATCACCCTGCTTGTCACAGCCGTAATATGCACTTGTTTTTTAGTTGCCTATATTTCAAGCATTCAATATGTTAAATCGACCACATTATCCAAAATTGAAGAAAAGGCCAGAGATATTTCGAGGACCGTTGCGATGTCGCAAGTTGTCATTAATGGGCTTTCCCACAAAGAGGACGAAGACAAGATACAGCCTTATGCAGAAAAAATCCGCAAGGCAACAGATGTCCGATTTGTCGTCGTTTTAGACATGAATGGAGTTAGAAAATCCCATCCACTCACGAATAAAATTGGCAAAAAGTTTGTAGGTGGCGACGATAAACCTGTATACAAGGGGAAAGAGAATTTTTCGATTGCCAAAGGAACTTTAGGGATGTCCCTCCGTTTCTTTACCCCCGTTTATGATGAAAAAGGAAATCAGATTGGTGCTGTGGCAGTCGGAATTGCCATAGATGAAGTTCAAGAACAAATGGATAAAACTAGTAAAAATATCTATATTAGTGCTCTTATTGGATTATTAGTCGGCATTATCGGAGCCGTTTTTTTAGCGAAAAAGGTAAAACGAATCATGTTTGGCATGGAGCCTGATGAGATTGCAAACTTGCTCGAGCAAAGAAGTGCCATGCTGAAAAACGTACGTGAAGGTGTCCTAGCTGTGGAACAAACAGGCACGATCACTCTTTTAAACCAAGAAGCGGAACGATTACTAAAAAATATTTCGTCCAATGATCAATTTGATGGAAAAAAAGTGGATGATATATTGCCGAACTCCCATATCAGTACCGTATTAGAAACAGGCCTGAAACTGCTCGATCAGGAATATTCCTATAAAGGGCTTGTGATTGTTATGAATATCGTGCCGATTACCGTTGATGATCAAATTGTTGGTGCAGTCGCAACATTCCGTGATAAGAGTGAAATGAAGCTAATGGCGGAGCAGCTTACCAGTGTCCGCTTATATGCAGAAGCTTTGCGAGCTCAAACCCATGAATTTATGAATAAGCTTCATGTCATAGTCGGGTTAGTACAATTAGAATTATATGATCAAATCTTAGGTTATGTGAGGGACCTAAAGGAACAGAGTATTTCGGCAGCTGATTTCTTTACAAAAAATATTAAAGATCCTGTTCTCTCCGGATTTTTGTTAGGTAAGGTTAGCTATGCCAGAGAAAAAGGATCTGAACTGAAGTTTACGGATGAAACCTTTTTGCCTACACCAAAAAACAAAGATATCGTGAAGGATTTGGTGACCATCCTTGGGAATTTGATTGATAACGCTCTAGATGCTTTAGCCTATTGTGAAAATAATGAAGTGATCGTTGAAATCATCCCGATTTCGGATGGAGAATTATCGATTACTGTAATGGATAATGGTATAGGAATGAGCCCTGAGGTTCAAAAGAGCATCTTTGAAAAAGGGTTTTCAACCAAGGGGGCAAACAGGGGGTTCGGGTTATATTTAGTATTCCAAAGCATCAAGGAGTTGAATGGCAGGATTTCAATTTCCTCAGAAGAAGGTACTGGAACAAAGATAAACGTTATTATTCCATTTGAAAAACAGGAGTGA
- a CDS encoding anion permease, whose product MSVPAIKLKQPKIQQVETSTKKPSEVKAIPLLIMILIGVALWMVPAPAGLEAPAWHLFAIFVATIVGLVSKPLPMGSVAILALTATVLTQTLTIEQALSGFQNTTIWLIVIAFFISRGFIKTGLGSRVAYIFVKMFGKKTLGLSYSLLVSDLILSPAMPSNTARAGGILLPIIRSLSETFGSRVGDGTERKVGAFLTKVAFQGDMITSAMFLTAMAANPLAAQITADLTGETISWMGWATAAIVPGLISLILIPFVIYKLYPPEVKETPEAPAMAAKKLKEMGPLKKQEWYMIGVFVLILALWIFGTTYGITATTTAFIGLGVLLLTQVLSWADIKKEEGAWDTLVWFAVLVMMATFLNELGMIPWFSETMKGAVSGMDWMLALIVLSVVYFYSHYFFASNTAHVSAMYAAFLTVIVAAGAPPLVSALILAFFSNLFACTTHYGCGPAPVFFGSGYVTQNKWWSLGFLISIIHIIVWIGIGGVWWKILGLW is encoded by the coding sequence ATGTCAGTTCCTGCAATAAAGTTAAAACAACCAAAGATTCAACAGGTTGAAACAAGCACAAAAAAGCCAAGTGAAGTAAAAGCAATACCACTACTTATTATGATCCTTATCGGTGTAGCGCTTTGGATGGTACCGGCACCTGCAGGTCTCGAAGCACCTGCTTGGCACTTATTCGCGATTTTCGTCGCAACTATTGTTGGATTAGTAAGTAAGCCACTACCAATGGGAAGTGTAGCGATTCTCGCATTGACGGCAACAGTTTTAACACAAACCTTGACGATCGAACAAGCACTTAGTGGTTTTCAAAACACAACAATTTGGTTAATCGTTATTGCGTTCTTTATTTCGAGAGGATTTATCAAAACAGGTTTAGGCTCTCGTGTAGCTTATATCTTTGTCAAAATGTTTGGTAAGAAAACGCTTGGATTGTCTTATTCCTTACTAGTTAGTGACTTGATCTTATCACCAGCGATGCCATCAAATACGGCTCGTGCAGGTGGAATTCTTTTACCAATTATCCGATCTCTATCTGAAACATTTGGTTCACGCGTTGGCGATGGTACTGAACGTAAAGTTGGAGCATTTTTAACAAAAGTAGCTTTCCAAGGTGACATGATTACATCTGCCATGTTCTTAACGGCAATGGCTGCTAATCCGTTAGCTGCCCAAATTACAGCAGATTTAACAGGAGAAACCATTTCGTGGATGGGTTGGGCAACAGCCGCAATCGTACCTGGACTTATTAGTTTAATTTTAATTCCATTTGTGATTTACAAATTATATCCACCAGAAGTGAAAGAGACTCCAGAAGCACCAGCAATGGCTGCGAAAAAGCTAAAAGAAATGGGTCCACTAAAAAAACAAGAATGGTACATGATTGGCGTATTCGTTCTTATCTTGGCTCTTTGGATTTTTGGAACAACCTATGGTATTACAGCAACGACAACAGCCTTTATCGGTTTAGGAGTATTGTTATTAACTCAAGTATTATCTTGGGCTGATATAAAGAAAGAAGAGGGCGCATGGGATACATTAGTTTGGTTTGCTGTGTTAGTTATGATGGCTACCTTCTTAAATGAGTTAGGCATGATTCCTTGGTTCAGTGAAACAATGAAGGGCGCTGTAAGTGGAATGGATTGGATGTTAGCTTTAATCGTCCTTTCAGTGGTTTACTTCTATTCTCATTATTTCTTTGCCAGCAACACTGCACACGTAAGTGCAATGTACGCAGCATTCTTAACGGTTATCGTAGCAGCAGGAGCACCACCGTTAGTATCAGCATTAATTCTAGCATTTTTCAGTAACTTGTTTGCCTGTACAACGCATTATGGTTGTGGTCCGGCACCTGTTTTCTTCGGAAGCGGATATGTTACTCAAAACAAATGGTGGTCACTCGGCTTCCTTATTTCCATCATTCATATCATCGTTTGGATCGGTATAGGTGGAGTTTGGTGGAAGATCCTAGGACTTTGGTAA
- a CDS encoding FAD-dependent oxidoreductase gives MLKYDVVVVGAGGAGMMAALSASEDKSLRVACISKIFPTRSHTGAAQGGINAAMAYRDANDSTESHFRDTVKGSDFLADQDAVEFFTSNMPKVISELDYYGVPFSRDENGRVAQRPFGGASSPRTCYSADKTGHVILHALYEQCLKNKVEFLDDWHLLSVAVEDGKFEGIVAMEMRTGEIRAIQAKAVVIATGGFGRIYWSRTTNAINMTGDGTAACFEAGIPLKDPEFVQFHPTGLASTGVLLSEACRGEGGYLLNKDGERFMARYAPEKMELGPRDLVSRSIETEIKEGRGFGEGMNSYVLMDLRHLGEKKIMERLPQVRELAMDFEGVDLIKEPVPIRPSCHYMMGGIHVSDYKTCSTPIEGIHAAGECSSVSIHGANRLGGNSVADVVLFGKYAGLGAKETAKRRSFAGTKKLEAETLKWKDEFETIRHKKTGINMFSIRDRLAETMWYNVGIFRTESEMAQALQTVEQLLEEYKDAFCGDSSIKYNMAFLNYVEIGNILKLAKAVTMGALNRKESRGSHSRADYPERNDGEFLKHTLIHKEGDNYRLDYIQVKITKYQPKERKY, from the coding sequence ATGCTTAAATATGATGTTGTAGTTGTAGGAGCGGGCGGTGCCGGAATGATGGCGGCACTATCAGCGAGTGAAGATAAAAGTTTGCGTGTCGCTTGTATTTCAAAAATTTTCCCAACACGTTCCCATACAGGAGCGGCACAGGGCGGAATTAACGCAGCGATGGCTTATCGTGATGCCAACGATTCAACGGAAAGCCATTTCCGTGACACGGTTAAAGGAAGCGACTTTTTAGCAGACCAGGACGCGGTTGAATTTTTCACATCGAATATGCCAAAGGTTATTTCTGAATTAGATTATTACGGAGTTCCGTTTTCACGTGATGAAAATGGCCGTGTTGCGCAAAGACCATTTGGTGGCGCATCTAGTCCTAGAACGTGCTATTCAGCGGATAAAACAGGACACGTTATCTTACATGCACTATATGAACAGTGCTTAAAGAATAAAGTTGAGTTTCTTGATGACTGGCATCTTTTATCCGTTGCGGTAGAGGACGGAAAATTCGAAGGTATCGTCGCAATGGAAATGCGTACGGGCGAGATTCGTGCGATTCAAGCGAAAGCAGTTGTTATCGCTACTGGTGGATTTGGTCGTATTTACTGGAGCAGAACAACAAATGCAATCAATATGACTGGTGATGGGACAGCAGCTTGTTTTGAAGCGGGAATTCCATTAAAGGATCCAGAGTTTGTCCAATTCCATCCAACTGGTTTAGCTTCAACTGGGGTGCTTTTATCAGAAGCATGTCGTGGTGAAGGCGGATACCTATTAAATAAAGACGGCGAAAGATTTATGGCTCGTTATGCTCCTGAAAAAATGGAACTTGGACCTCGTGACCTCGTATCCCGTTCAATTGAAACGGAAATTAAAGAGGGTCGCGGTTTTGGTGAAGGAATGAACTCTTATGTTCTAATGGACCTTCGTCACTTAGGTGAGAAAAAAATCATGGAACGTCTTCCACAAGTACGTGAATTGGCGATGGATTTTGAAGGTGTGGACCTCATTAAGGAACCAGTACCTATTCGACCAAGCTGTCACTATATGATGGGCGGAATCCATGTTAGTGATTATAAAACATGCAGTACACCAATCGAAGGAATTCACGCAGCTGGCGAATGTTCAAGCGTATCGATTCACGGAGCAAACCGTCTTGGCGGAAACTCTGTAGCGGATGTAGTGTTATTTGGTAAATATGCTGGTCTTGGTGCGAAAGAAACAGCGAAGCGACGTTCATTTGCAGGTACGAAGAAATTAGAAGCTGAGACACTTAAATGGAAGGACGAGTTTGAAACGATTCGTCACAAGAAGACGGGTATCAACATGTTCAGTATCCGTGACCGCTTAGCGGAAACAATGTGGTACAATGTTGGGATTTTCCGGACTGAATCGGAAATGGCTCAAGCGCTTCAAACAGTTGAGCAGCTTTTAGAAGAATATAAGGATGCTTTCTGTGGAGATTCTTCTATTAAATATAATATGGCATTTTTAAACTACGTTGAAATTGGTAATATTTTAAAACTTGCCAAGGCCGTAACAATGGGTGCCCTCAATCGTAAAGAGAGCCGTGGCTCGCATTCGAGAGCGGATTATCCTGAGCGTAATGATGGTGAGTTCCTGAAACATACATTGATTCATAAGGAAGGGGACAACTATCGTTTAGATTACATCCAGGTAAAAATCACGAAATATCAACCGAAGGAGCGGAAGTATTAA
- a CDS encoding nuclease-related domain-containing protein: MAYKNCQESKELQILKKLNVRMNLPPASKQRLSNLVKGYEGEVKFDAQLTDAGISDKFFVLNDLLLECGGSQFQIDNLMIAQETLFPCEVKNLQGDYVYHEDNFYYFGTTKKRPNPLHQLNRSDTLLREFLLKNGFNIPTERYLVFINSEFQLYQAPTNKQIIFHSQLNRFLRNLDTRPSLLNGKHRELAEFLLQAHIIEPPYDKLPPYTFDTVRKGFISACCGSLYVNIVGRRLVCGICGQAEDISLAVVRNIEELRLLFPGIKVSTRMVWEWCGGVVAKRNLRRILLNHYQKIGNCKFAYFEENDP; encoded by the coding sequence ATGGCTTATAAAAACTGTCAGGAATCCAAAGAATTGCAGATATTAAAGAAGCTTAATGTGCGAATGAACTTGCCTCCTGCTTCAAAACAACGCTTGTCAAACCTAGTCAAAGGCTATGAAGGGGAAGTAAAGTTTGATGCCCAGCTCACTGATGCCGGGATCAGCGACAAATTTTTCGTATTAAATGATTTACTGTTAGAATGTGGAGGAAGTCAATTTCAAATTGATAATCTAATGATTGCACAGGAAACGTTATTTCCATGCGAGGTTAAAAATTTACAAGGAGATTATGTTTACCACGAAGATAATTTTTACTACTTTGGGACCACCAAAAAAAGGCCTAACCCGCTGCACCAGTTAAACCGTAGTGATACGCTGCTCCGAGAATTTCTCCTAAAAAACGGATTTAATATCCCCACAGAAAGATACCTGGTTTTTATCAATTCAGAATTTCAGTTATATCAGGCCCCTACAAATAAACAAATTATCTTTCATTCACAACTCAATCGATTTTTACGAAATTTAGATACCAGACCCAGTCTATTAAACGGAAAGCACAGAGAACTTGCTGAATTTTTACTTCAAGCACACATTATTGAGCCACCATACGACAAACTTCCACCGTATACATTTGACACAGTGCGTAAAGGATTTATTAGTGCCTGTTGCGGATCTTTGTATGTGAATATCGTTGGGAGAAGGCTTGTTTGTGGTATTTGTGGTCAGGCTGAAGACATTAGCTTAGCTGTTGTTCGAAATATAGAGGAGCTAAGACTGCTTTTTCCAGGGATAAAGGTGTCGACCAGAATGGTTTGGGAGTGGTGTGGGGGAGTTGTTGCGAAAAGGAATTTAAGAAGAATATTATTAAATCACTATCAAAAAATAGGAAACTGCAAATTTGCTTATTTCGAGGAAAATGATCCTTAA
- a CDS encoding fumarate hydratase, giving the protein MREISAKLITETVKNLCMSAACDLPEDVEKLIAAGLETEESEFGKYSLEKILKNVKLARAEQAPMCQDTGMTVILVEVGQDARVVDGDFTDAINEGVRQGYEEGYLRKSVVSDPVLDRKNTGDNTPAVIHMEIVPGDQIKIQVLPKGAGSENMGAVKMCKPAEGIEGVKDFIVNSITQAGGNPCPPVIVGVGIGGTMDKCTLLAKKALAREAGSPNPNPAYAEVEKELLERINKLGIGPQGFGGKVTALAVHIETYPTHIAMLPVCVTLNCHAARHKEAIL; this is encoded by the coding sequence ATGCGGGAAATCTCAGCAAAATTAATTACAGAAACAGTTAAAAATCTTTGTATGAGTGCAGCTTGTGACTTACCTGAAGATGTAGAAAAGTTAATTGCTGCAGGCTTAGAAACAGAAGAATCCGAGTTTGGTAAATATAGCTTAGAAAAAATCTTGAAAAATGTAAAACTAGCTCGCGCAGAACAAGCGCCCATGTGTCAGGACACAGGAATGACGGTTATTTTAGTAGAGGTTGGCCAAGACGCACGTGTTGTCGATGGTGACTTCACGGATGCTATCAATGAGGGTGTTCGCCAAGGCTATGAAGAAGGCTACCTAAGAAAATCGGTTGTGTCAGACCCTGTATTAGACCGCAAAAACACAGGCGATAACACTCCAGCCGTCATTCATATGGAAATCGTTCCAGGAGATCAAATCAAAATTCAAGTTCTTCCAAAAGGTGCAGGAAGCGAAAACATGGGTGCCGTGAAAATGTGCAAGCCAGCTGAAGGCATCGAAGGCGTTAAAGATTTCATCGTTAACTCGATTACACAAGCTGGTGGAAACCCTTGTCCTCCTGTCATTGTTGGCGTTGGAATCGGTGGAACAATGGATAAATGTACATTATTAGCGAAAAAGGCATTAGCTCGTGAAGCTGGTTCACCTAATCCAAACCCTGCTTATGCAGAAGTGGAAAAAGAACTGCTAGAGCGCATCAATAAATTAGGCATTGGACCACAAGGTTTTGGCGGAAAGGTTACGGCTTTAGCTGTTCATATTGAAACCTATCCAACACATATTGCAATGCTACCGGTTTGTGTGACATTGAACTGCCATGCAGCACGTCATAAAGAAGCAATTTTATAA
- a CDS encoding response regulator, protein MIRTIIVEDDPMVAQINSLYLGKIDGYELVAAVPTVQDALPIIERDQVDLILLDIYMPGEDGWSLLSKIRWLGQGIDVIIISAANDKESIKKAIRYGAVDYLIKPFEFERFHTALTSYKEDQVFIDEQEELSQNDLDNLLLHKEQHHVACTELPKGLTKNTLKLIWEKMLEHQAEVFSTEEMAQLVGISRVSMRKYLFFFADIHIIETEIVYGAIGRPIFKHKIVNLDHQLIEKYLTS, encoded by the coding sequence ATGATTCGTACAATCATTGTTGAAGACGATCCGATGGTAGCCCAAATCAATTCGCTTTATCTTGGAAAAATAGACGGGTACGAGCTGGTGGCAGCTGTGCCAACAGTCCAAGACGCACTTCCGATTATTGAAAGAGATCAAGTAGACCTCATCTTATTAGATATTTACATGCCTGGAGAGGACGGCTGGAGCTTGTTATCGAAGATTCGCTGGCTAGGTCAGGGGATTGATGTCATTATTATCTCTGCCGCAAATGACAAAGAAAGTATAAAAAAAGCAATTCGTTACGGAGCAGTCGATTACTTGATTAAGCCATTCGAGTTTGAACGCTTTCATACAGCATTAACCTCTTATAAAGAGGATCAGGTATTTATTGATGAACAGGAAGAACTCAGTCAAAATGATCTCGATAATTTGCTGTTGCATAAAGAACAGCATCATGTCGCTTGTACGGAGCTACCAAAAGGATTAACGAAAAACACGTTAAAGCTTATATGGGAAAAGATGCTTGAACATCAGGCAGAAGTGTTCTCAACTGAAGAAATGGCTCAGCTTGTCGGAATATCTCGAGTATCGATGAGAAAATATCTTTTCTTTTTTGCCGACATTCATATTATTGAAACAGAGATTGTTTACGGTGCTATCGGCAGACCCATTTTCAAACACAAAATCGTCAACCTTGACCATCAACTAATTGAAAAATATTTAACAAGCTAG
- a CDS encoding succinate dehydrogenase/fumarate reductase iron-sulfur subunit codes for MYTTLFFKIKRFDGEREWFQDYEIPYEKGKTILWALTTVRETLDPTLTFTSACRHAICGSCAVRVNDNAFLACKTSLDEVLETFNTNYLTFEPLKNFDVIKDLAIAWEPKMDKMEQVKPWLIPSDEGTKEDGFIQAEDDYHEIAAPTDCILCGVCASECNQLAINDGTYLDPFILNRAYRFAVDSRDGSPEEHIRPVYENELWKCLHCMQCVTKCPKGIPLTEQIAYLRAESIKMGETKNLGARHAFAFHDDVRSKGRLNEVMLPIKTEGIVNTVSKRVPFALRMITKGKINPLHMPKAVEGIKGIREIYKYAEEVRKS; via the coding sequence ATGTATACTACATTATTTTTCAAGATTAAGAGATTTGATGGCGAGCGCGAATGGTTCCAGGATTATGAAATTCCTTATGAAAAAGGAAAGACGATTCTGTGGGCGCTAACAACAGTTCGTGAAACACTCGATCCGACCCTTACTTTTACATCAGCTTGCCGACACGCAATTTGCGGTAGCTGTGCCGTTCGAGTTAACGACAATGCTTTTCTTGCCTGTAAAACGTCATTAGATGAAGTTTTGGAAACCTTCAATACAAACTATTTAACTTTTGAGCCGTTGAAAAATTTCGATGTGATCAAAGACTTAGCGATTGCTTGGGAACCAAAAATGGATAAGATGGAGCAAGTAAAGCCATGGTTAATTCCATCTGATGAAGGTACAAAGGAAGACGGTTTTATTCAAGCAGAGGATGATTATCATGAAATCGCTGCGCCAACAGATTGTATTTTATGTGGTGTGTGTGCATCTGAATGTAATCAGCTTGCGATCAATGATGGAACGTATTTAGATCCGTTTATTTTAAATCGTGCTTATCGTTTTGCAGTCGATTCTCGTGATGGCTCACCAGAAGAGCATATACGTCCGGTTTATGAAAATGAGCTATGGAAATGCTTGCACTGTATGCAGTGTGTGACGAAATGCCCAAAAGGTATTCCATTGACTGAACAAATTGCTTATTTACGTGCAGAGTCGATCAAGATGGGTGAAACGAAAAACCTAGGTGCCAGGCATGCGTTTGCGTTCCATGATGATGTACGAAGCAAAGGACGCCTAAACGAAGTAATGCTACCGATTAAAACAGAAGGTATTGTGAACACGGTAAGTAAACGTGTACCGTTTGCCTTAAGAATGATTACAAAGGGTAAAATTAACCCGCTCCATATGCCAAAGGCCGTTGAAGGTATTAAAGGAATTCGCGAAATTTATAAGTATGCTGAGGAGGTTAGAAAATCATGA
- a CDS encoding Fe-S-containing hydro-lyase translates to MTNIKHLTTPLTYDQVKDLKAGDQVSITGVIYSARDAAHKNMVDALNAGESMPIDVTDQVIYYAGPTPAKPGKPIGSCGPTTSGRMDAYSPTMMEQGLRGMIGKGPRSKEVIESMKKNGAVYFAAIGGAAALIADTIKKVDIVAYPDLGPEAIRRMEIENYPCIVAVDCEGNDLYEIGVKKYRIED, encoded by the coding sequence ATGACAAATATTAAACATCTTACTACACCATTAACATATGACCAAGTAAAGGATTTAAAAGCCGGTGATCAAGTATCGATTACAGGTGTCATTTATTCAGCGCGTGACGCAGCCCATAAAAACATGGTCGATGCATTGAATGCTGGCGAGTCCATGCCAATCGATGTAACAGACCAAGTTATTTACTATGCTGGTCCAACACCTGCTAAACCAGGCAAGCCAATTGGTTCCTGTGGTCCGACTACTAGTGGACGGATGGATGCTTATTCGCCAACGATGATGGAGCAAGGATTAAGAGGAATGATCGGTAAAGGTCCTCGCAGCAAAGAAGTGATCGAATCGATGAAGAAAAATGGTGCGGTATACTTCGCAGCAATCGGTGGAGCTGCAGCATTAATCGCAGACACGATTAAAAAGGTTGATATCGTTGCTTATCCAGATTTAGGACCAGAAGCTATTCGCCGTATGGAAATTGAAAATTATCCTTGTATTGTCGCTGTCGATTGTGAAGGTAATGACCTTTATGAAATTGGTGTTAAGAAATACAGAATCGAAGACTAA